The proteins below are encoded in one region of Engystomops pustulosus chromosome 8, aEngPut4.maternal, whole genome shotgun sequence:
- the LOC140074516 gene encoding uncharacterized protein: MASAKLREELDCRICLSLYTDPVSLRCGHNFCRSCIVSVLDAQEAAGGYSCPDCRAEYPERPALEESGQCNDLRCDYKTEDFPDEPDLLLEKRKCPIHRKPLTSYCIEDAVGFCASCGRSEDHQGHQVVTLEDASKNKQRLLDFLQEVTAQRSGRPIENLLETISKAHETAGYEEESVLDVLRDLRRQLEELEKRLHGEVLRRQEQEALVVAYRTHWQKMEVKLSRTVLSAEELCDMTDPLTFLQELHNQSRELHDTQKILEERAEEYERLQDLAPPHAPFISPHLSNRLSSVMRDLKKIQTKPPENCGQTDAKRSPRSDKKAPDSPSVQNVTSGNTKVFRLRLTSPGRHRCSETGIQFVVKGPVTLEYRLESWDNHMADTQRNGYEIAGPLFHIVTQEGPQNVSAVYLPHYLSPQCCTRYKSYIRCVHFKGNKMILESPALVRSSHLVLEHPTFSCLGALLEKFWCSSTAGWMSPSAFAFI; encoded by the exons ATGGCGTCTGCTAAGCTGAGAGAAGAGCTGGACTGCCGCATCTGCCTGAGCCTCTATACAGATCCCGTATCCCTGAGATGTGGTCACAACTTCTGCCGCTCGTGTATTGTGAGTGTGCTGGATGcacaggaggcggctggaggataTTCCTGTCCTGACTGCAGAGCAGAATATCCCGAGCGTCCGGCCCTGGAGGAGAGCGGGCAG TGCAATGACTTGAGATGTGATTACAAAACTGAAGACTTCCCCGATGAGCCCGACCTTCTCCTGGAGAAGAGGAAATGCCCGATCCACAGAAAACCGCTCACGTCTTACTGCATAGAGGACGCCGTCGGCTTTTGCGCCTCCTGCGGCCGCTCGGAAGATCACCAGGGACATCAGGTGGTGACGCTGGAAGACGCCTCCAAGAACAAGCAGCGGCTCCTTGACTTCCTGCAGGAGGTGACGGCACAGAGATCCGGGCGTCCCATAGAGAATCTGCTGGAGACCATCAGCAAGGCCCACGAGACGGCCGGCTATGAGGAAGAGAGCGTCCTGGATGTGCTCAGAGACCTCCGGAGACAGTTGGAGGAGCTGGAGAAGAGACTGCACGGAGAGGTCCTCAGGCGGCAGGAGCAGGAGGCGCTGGTGGTGGCGTACAGGACACACTGGCAGAAGATGGAGGTCAAGCTGTCCAGGACGGTGCTGAGCGCcgaggagctgtgtgatatgaccGATCCATTAACCTTCTTACAGGAACTTCATAATCAGAGCCGCGAATTACACGACACTCAGAAGATACTGGAGGAGAGAGCGGAGGAATATGAACGGCTCCAGGACCTCGCGCCTCCACATGCGCCATTTATATCCCCTCATCTAAGTAACCGCTTGTCATCCGTCATGAGAG ACCTGAAAAAAATTCAGACAAAACCTCCGGAAAACTGCGGTCAGACGGACGCAAAGCGCAGCCCCAGGAGCGACAAGAAA GCTCCAGATTCTCCATCTGTGCAAAATGTGACATCAGGAAACACAAAAGTGTtcag GTTGCGCCTGACATCTCCTGGGCGGCACCGATGCTCAGAGACCGGGATCCAGTTCGTGGTGAAGGGTCCGGTGACCCTGGAGTACAGACTAGAGTCCTGGGATAATCACATGGCCGACACTCAGAGGAACGGATATGAGATTGCGGGGCCGCTGTTCCACATTGTCACACAGGAGGGGCCACAGAACGTGTCCGCCGTGTACCTACCTCATTACTTGTCTCCACAAT GTTGTACACGATATAAATCCTATATAAGGTGCGTCCACTTCAAAGGCAACAAGATGATCCTGGAGTCTCCGGCGCTGGTCCGATCCTCCCACCTGGTGCTGGAGCACCCGACGTTTTCCTGCCTGGGGGCTCTCCTGGAGAAGTTCTGGTGCTCATCTACTGCCGGGTGGATGTCGCCTTCTGCTTTCGCCTTTATCTGA